The following are encoded in a window of Methylicorpusculum oleiharenae genomic DNA:
- a CDS encoding GGDEF/EAL domain-containing response regulator, whose protein sequence is MSDGNRIQNKKPLILLVDDLPTNLHVMVSALKSNFRLKTATSGASALALLNLQTDLPKLVILDVKMPGMSGIEVLGRLRDNPYTLAIPVILVSADLSEQNELAGLNLGADEYLIKPISKDTLIIRVHNLIRRSEERSKLRLAAYVFNFSGEAIMITDRNNHILDVNAAFTKLTGYDNADVLGRNPKLLSSGRTAQEEYRILWEAILKDGFWQGEMWDRRKDGSVYPKMMTISVVRDRVGDIEFYLANFVDISRYKESEQRIEHLAHHDPLTGLPNRLHLQIFLEQSMLIARRNSEQLAVMFLDLDRFKNVNDTLGHSVGDELLIQAAARLKACVRDYDTVARLGGDEFVVILRGQDIAVNAAIVAKKINLHLSQPFLIDANTLRTSTSIGIALYPDNADQIDDLMKNADTAMYIAKSEGGNVFTFFSSVMNLHAHEKMRMENQLYDAIEKQELHLYYQMQVDHLHRPLGAEALIRWLHPERGLVPPMQFIPLAEESGLILPIGRWVLDTACAQLKAWQDAAHTRDLILSVNVSPKQFRQDDFITQVQEIVQRHAINPARLKLEITESVLLKNVEDLIVTMNVLKALGVQFSLDDFGTGYSCLQYLKRLPLNELKIDQSFVRDITSDSNDKAIVRTIIAMAQNLNLDVIAEGVETEEQRRLLMDKGCSHFQGYLFSKPIPIDDFEELVKTLNDCP, encoded by the coding sequence ATGAGTGACGGCAACCGAATTCAAAACAAGAAGCCGCTTATCCTGCTGGTGGACGATTTGCCAACTAATTTGCATGTTATGGTATCTGCTCTCAAGTCGAATTTTCGTCTCAAGACGGCCACCAGCGGTGCGTCTGCTTTGGCGTTACTCAACCTTCAGACTGATTTACCGAAACTGGTTATTTTGGATGTCAAAATGCCTGGTATGAGCGGCATCGAGGTTCTGGGTCGCCTGCGTGACAACCCGTACACGCTTGCTATTCCGGTCATCCTGGTGAGCGCCGACCTCTCGGAACAAAACGAGCTGGCCGGACTGAACCTGGGCGCGGACGAATATCTGATTAAACCTATTTCCAAAGACACACTGATCATACGCGTACATAATCTGATTCGGCGTAGCGAAGAACGGAGCAAACTGCGCTTAGCAGCGTATGTTTTCAATTTCAGTGGTGAAGCCATCATGATCACCGATCGCAACAACCATATTCTCGACGTCAACGCCGCCTTCACAAAGTTGACCGGGTATGATAATGCCGATGTGCTAGGCCGTAACCCCAAGTTGCTATCTTCAGGACGCACCGCTCAGGAGGAATATCGAATATTGTGGGAGGCTATCCTGAAAGACGGTTTCTGGCAGGGTGAGATGTGGGATCGTCGCAAGGATGGCAGTGTTTATCCCAAGATGATGACGATTTCCGTGGTGCGTGACAGGGTTGGGGATATCGAATTTTATCTGGCAAATTTCGTCGACATTAGCCGCTACAAAGAATCAGAACAGCGCATTGAACACTTGGCTCACCATGATCCCCTAACTGGTTTGCCGAACAGGCTGCATTTGCAGATATTCCTGGAGCAATCCATGTTGATTGCCAGGCGCAACTCGGAGCAGCTGGCGGTGATGTTTCTTGATCTCGATCGTTTCAAGAACGTCAATGATACGCTCGGTCATTCGGTTGGAGATGAGTTGCTGATACAAGCGGCCGCTCGTCTCAAAGCGTGCGTACGGGACTACGATACTGTAGCGAGGCTGGGCGGGGACGAGTTCGTGGTCATCTTGCGCGGCCAAGACATAGCGGTGAATGCCGCCATCGTCGCCAAAAAAATTAACCTACACCTTAGCCAGCCCTTCCTGATCGACGCAAACACATTGCGCACCTCGACCAGTATCGGAATTGCGCTCTATCCCGACAATGCGGATCAGATTGATGATTTGATGAAAAACGCCGATACGGCGATGTATATCGCTAAATCGGAGGGGGGTAATGTATTTACTTTTTTTTCATCGGTAATGAACCTGCACGCCCATGAAAAGATGAGAATGGAAAACCAATTATATGATGCGATTGAAAAGCAAGAGTTACACCTGTATTACCAAATGCAGGTAGACCACTTACATCGGCCATTGGGTGCTGAGGCCTTAATTCGCTGGCTGCATCCTGAGCGAGGCCTAGTGCCCCCCATGCAGTTTATTCCTTTAGCGGAAGAGTCCGGGCTGATCCTGCCAATCGGGCGATGGGTACTGGATACCGCTTGCGCCCAACTCAAAGCATGGCAGGACGCGGCACACACGCGTGATCTGATTCTATCGGTGAACGTGAGTCCCAAGCAATTTCGGCAGGATGATTTTATTACTCAAGTCCAAGAGATCGTGCAGCGCCATGCCATCAACCCGGCACGGCTTAAGTTGGAAATTACCGAAAGCGTATTGTTAAAAAATGTCGAAGACCTTATCGTAACCATGAATGTATTGAAAGCACTTGGCGTCCAGTTCTCGCTGGACGACTTTGGTACCGGATATTCATGCTTGCAATACCTCAAACGTCTGCCACTTAATGAACTAAAAATCGACCAATCGTTCGTACGTGATATTACCAGCGACAGCAATGATAAGGCGATTGTACGCACTATCATTGCCATGGCGCAGAATCTGAATCTGGATGTTATCGCTGAAGGAGTCGAGACCGAAGAACAGCGGCGGCTTCTCATGGACAAAGGGTGCTCTCACTTCCAGGGTTATCTTTTTAGTAAACCAATTCCGATTGATGATTTCGAAGAATTGGTTAAAACTCTTAACGATTGCCCATAA